Genomic segment of Panicum virgatum strain AP13 chromosome 9N, P.virgatum_v5, whole genome shotgun sequence:
AAATGACAGAATTTCCAACAGTAACACCCCAACAATATGCATTGATACTCCTGTGATTTCTTACAGGGCGTATTTTGCTTTAACATGGATTAATGGCATCAGCGTTGTGTCATAAAACTGTCTATTAATTTTGAAATAACTCTTATAATTTCTATCGGAAGAAGTATCTAATGTCCGGGGAATGCTAATTTTATCAGCAACAAATAAAGGACATTTCGTGTCGCTTGAGACCATCAAAAAAAATCTCCCGCtttcgatatatatatatatatatatatatatatatatatatatatatatatatatatatatatatatatatatatatatatttttgagaTATGAATCAGCCTCATTCTAGGCATGATATCACAACTAGACTAATTATAGTGTAAGTATATAAAAGATCTAGATAACGATTTCGCATCCCACAGATAGAATTGGGTTTATAATAATAATTTAAAAGATgcaaatccccccccccccccccctctttttttttaaatttttctcATGGCATGGCAGTCCCAGACACTTGACAGTCCCCTGCGTTCCCTGGCCCACACCCAATCTTTGCGGGCCCACCACCCAGTGGCTATAAATAAAACCTTCGCTGGGTTCTCCTACCAGACCGCCGCAACACCAAGATTTCTCGTCGGCAAGACAAGAACCCAACCCACCGCACCGCTCCCGCTCCCTCTCGCTCCAAGAGGAGGGGCAGCCGGGCAGGGCGGCTTCGTGCCCCCGCCGCTCCTCCGGGGCAGCGCGAGGGCGGTGACGCCCTCCGAACGATCTCCGCGCAGccggccggagccgccgcgcggGCGCTCGCGCGCGTCGCGTCCAACGACCTCTGCGGCGGGCTCTGCCCGCCGCCGTGCACCCCAGCCTCCAGGGCGTGCGTCTCAGGTTTGGCCTCAGGCCCCGCTCCTCCCGTGCCGGCATTGCGCGTCATTTGGATGTTTCTTGGATCGGCGAGCCCTTGTGCTTGCGCTGGGATTCGTCATGTCGAGCCATATGTTCTTGATCagctttcgtggcacgaatgcGGGCGCGCCGGGTGGAATCTTGCCTAGGGTTCTGGCATTGTTGGTTCTTTTGGCGTTCTTTTCTTGGTTAGGGCCTTAGCAAGTCAGTTCGGAGGTCTCGTGGTTTGCTAGTACATGAGCAAAATCGATTTCTGAATCGGGTCGATCATGTCTTTACTTGATCGAGTTGGTGAATTGTCCCctgattctttttctcttttttgttcAAATCCTTTCACTTTGGTTAGGATTCAGAGTTTTAGAATTCGTCTAAACACTGAACTCCGAAACACCAATACTGCTTCCAGTTTTGGCTTGCTCAGTCTAGATGGAAGTTATGACATGTCTAAGTAATTGATTGGATCAAACTCTCCTCGATGTTGATTCTTATTTTGCAACATTGCTCGATTATTGGGTACATTCATATTGTTCGTTAGGTTTACCTTCCCACTTTATTTTTTTGGGGGAAAGTTCTGTTCCTATCAGTGTTCGGCTTAATTTGCCTGGCCAattctttttttgaaagaaatgcCTGGCCAATTCTTGGTCAAATTCTGTCAAATGTTACCCATTAACAAATTTTGACAATGCTAAACTTCGGTTAAGACTGGTTATTGCGAATTTTGGAAACTTCTGGTTTCATTGAATTTCCAGCATAGATCCTCAGATAGAGCCAATCGTTGTTTaaagttttgtacatttttatCAGAATTGGCAAGAACGTGTTTTGTTGACTTAATGTTTTGGTTAGATGCCTTCCAAATTAGCATTATAGCTGTCAAATCTTTGGTGACTGACTTTGTCTATCTAACTATCTTGCTAGACTCCAAGAAAGGGATGGCTTCTTCAGGGTGGTCTCCAATGCAGAGAAAAGGGCCTGACGCCCTCACAGGAACTGAGCTGAATGCTGCAGTGTACAGATACCTTCAGGAATCAGGTTTGACAACTAGAGTCCACTGCTCTCACATCTTGGTCGGATATTGTCTTTACTTGTTTGTTAGTTCTTTCTTGGGTAAATACTGGTCATTGTGTTGTTAGGGATCTACATATTGGCTAAAATTAGTATTGGCTTGCTTAATTTGATGATTTTGGAGGATTTTATGTCTAgagaacaaaataaataaataggtTAAGGGAGACAGGGGGAACAGATTTATGTAATCCTCTTGTATGTTCATCAGTCGACTCATGTCATTTCATTGTCTTGTTCAGCTTCGTCAAATAGCTTAGAGCATGTTGGTTTCTTTGTAAATCTGAATGCTTCAAGTTTAATTAAAACTATGGggttttttttgaaagaccaATTAAAACTATGGTGGCGCCTCCTTTGTGAAACATTTCTTGTTCTTTGGTTCTAAGGCAACAGTATTACATCCTTGTACAGCTCGTTCTTTCTTTAAGGGTGTAGGGAGTAGCATGTTGTTTTTCCACAAAGTTAAAAAGCAAGTATTGTACTTTGCCCATTATTGGCTTGGTAGTATGGAACAACATTGTTCACGGTTTGTTTAGACAACAGAAATGACCAATAAATTTTGTTCTAAGTGACTATAGGAATGTGTACTGCTTTGGTGACTTTGAACTAATTTAACAAGTTATTTGGGTTATTTATGTAGCTGATTCATGTTTGTTTATACACTTAACTGACCACATATTGAGTTCTTTATAAGTTGGGATTGAAAAATAAAGTGATGTTGGCTATGCTGATCTGTTTCATTTGAAGAGAAACAAATTTGAACTGTATATACGAACTTTTCAGGATAATAGCATTAAATGGCGACATTTCTTTCTTGGTTGGAGCATTCCTTCTTTCATGCCAATGTGTTTGCTTACACAATAATAATTAATACTGGACTCTTcaagtccccccccccccccccggcattatttttttcttgaactaTAATTTGGTCAATCTGATGCGCAATTAGAAACGTTGCAAATAGCCTAGCTAAGAGGAACTCGGGACTCCTGCCGAGTTAGAATCAAGGAAAGAACAGTATCTAATGTAGCAACAAAACATGGCATCATTTGTACTACTTGGCTTCATTGAGTTGGTTGTGGAAATATTTCTCCAATACTTAATTGTTTCGTGGACTTTATAGGGTTTTCAGGTTTTCTCCTCCAAACTAATTCAGCACCTCTAAAAATATCACTGGGAGTCTAGAACCAATCTAATTGTTTAGTGTTAGCTTGCTCAATATGAAACATAAAAGCCAATTGCATTGTTTGCCATTGTAGACAAAGTTGCGGTAATCTTATCTTTAGCTGTCTCGGTTCTGGTACTATAGATTTCTTTTTGCCATGTTGTTTAGGTTTTTATATCTTAAAGAATGTAAATTATTTGTAAGATGTAACCTAATGCTGTACTTGTTCCATATGAAATTGCAGGATTCGTGCATACTGCATTCAATTTCTTTTACGAGGCAGACATTGGAAGAGGCAATATCCAGGGAATGATTCCACAAGGTGCCCTGATTAGGATCGTGCATAAAGGTCTTCAGTACATCGAGTTCGAAGCAAATGTAAGCTAAAGTAGTTAGTTTGCATAATGATCCCTGCATTATCTATTGGCAACTCCATAACATGTTTTCTTCGATTTGTGTCTGTAGTCTGAGATTGGTAGCGATGACGAGCACCACGTTTTTGATACTCTGGAGCTAATGACCAATGATTTAGACGAGCTAAGAAAGAAAATTACCAGCAGTTCAAAGTGCAATTCTGTGAaggatgacaaagagaagaggatTGATTGTGTTGAGACTGACAAAGTGCAGTGTTCTGCTGAGACGGCCACAGTACAGCCAATGAAGCATGCAAAGGCACAAGGGATAGTCTCCAAAGAACAGAACATTTGGTCTGCTGAAATTGGACAACACACTGGTTCCGCTGAGACTACCGCAATGCATAGGAAGAAGCTTATGCAGAAATGGAAGGCTGCACAGAACAGCAATCCTGGTGAGACTGCTAAAATACATAGGACTCAACCAATGAAGCATGCAAAGGTACAAGGGATGGACTCCAAAGAACACATATGTGCTGAGACTACACAGAAGACTGGTTCTGCTGAGACTACTACAGGACAGGGGTTGCAGCTTTCGTGGATAGGGAAGAAACTTAGACTCAAAAAATGGAAGCATTGATAACTAGACAAGGAAGCGAAGAGACTGAAGTTCGACTCTGAAATCTACTACTGATTCAGCATGTGAAACTAAAGGAGATTTGACAGGATGTTTAGAATAATATCAGTACATCGCAATTTATGACTGATATCTATGAGTTTCTGAGTCGTTATTCATTTGTTTGACAGTAGACTAAAGGACATTTAGCAAGCATTTTGGTACAGGAAGTTTACAACTTGTTGTATACTTGGGATGGATGACTTTGTTCTTGTTCATGTGAATATGTGATAGTCAGCATGTGAAAGGAGAACTGACGATATGCACAGACTTTGGTACTGACTGATCAGTTGGCATAAATGGTTACAGGCTGtgcgtttttctttttttgtggaAGGAGATTTCATTTGATTGGTTGCATTTCTGTACCAGCAATGCCTTGTACATGGTTAGTTACTTAGTTTCAGATAGATGACTCTCTGATCATGTGGTAGCCCACTGGTTCTGTAAATCATTACTTTTCCTCTTTTATAGTAAAAATAGACATGTTAGGTTATCTTTTGACAAATATTAGGATAATCTattgtgtgttgatttttgctaCAATGGGTAACACTGAGAGAAATACATAATCTGTTGCACTGTTTCCTCATGCAATGTGAAATGGTAAATAAAAGTTATGTACAAGGTACCAATATCGTACTGTTGTCAGCTAACAAAACAAGTTCAGGCTATGCTAAGGAATGTGCAGCTGTGTTTTCTGCTTAATTTGCTTGTAGCTTATTTTGGTTCTGTGGCTTTGTAAGGACGTCATACTGGATCAATGGTATTCTGATGCGTCCATCAGTGAAGTTTGTGATATTTTGATGCGTCATTTTTTTGCAGTGAACATATGAAAGCACCAAAACTGTGCAGTGCACGGTGGCAAATTAGTCAAGATCAAGCGTGTTGTGTGTTCTGTTGGTTGCAGTCCTTAGAGAATGCATCGGATTTCTTTTTCTAGGGGAGGCGACGCCTCAGTAATGCAGTCCAAAACACGTTTCACTTTGTTACTGCCCTCCTCCCCTCTGAAGCAGATGCTTAGTGCAGAGCCTTTCTCGTTGATTCATGAGGTACCTATGAGATAGACGTAGATATTGCACAATTTCAGAACAAAGTTGTGTATGCCTTCAGTTACGGAAATGCAACAAAGTTATGCTACTTTCTCTTTCTCTAGCAGACTAGAACATGCCCTTGATATTTTGTCGCCTtttataaatttattaataCTGATAAAAAGTATCTAGATTGACAAGCTTTTGCATTtctgctttttttttcctctaggACTGTCTCCCTTTTTTTCAATGTCTCCTGACAGTGCAGCGTATCAGAATGATTCAGTTTCACTTGCATGAGTGCATGACACACTTTCGTGGGCTCTGGAACTCTTTTCAAAATTCACGCTTGATGGACAAGAGAACATTCTttatgctaccgaagttgctGAATGCAATTAATCTAGAGCAATTTAACTGAGATTTATTCTATTCCTGATATAAATTTAACTTTCAGAGGTAAATGTTAAAACAAAGCTTGCTAAAAAAATGTTACAACAAACAAAAACTCTCTGCAAAACCAGCAATGCTCCATGGATCAACGTAAACTTCTTCACTAATTCTTCCATTTGCCAAGTGTAGTAAATCTTTATATGATACCGCAATGGTTGTCAAAGACACCTGACATAAAGGAAAGATAACGTGTTTGTTAAAGCAAAACAGGATAAAAAGTTAGGAAGATGCCAAGGACTCCCAGCAAACTCATTTGCAGGGCTTATCAAGTTATTTGTAATAATCAACAAGACGAATCTCCTACACCATCTATAACTCCAATCCACAAAACAAGCACCTGATTTTCACCATGTGCGTTCAGTCAGGGTCAAGTCTTGTCACTTGTCAGATGCTTTAACAAAGTAACAAGGTAACTACCACTACTACTACTGAAAGTTCTTGCATTGTTCAATGCTCGTCGGCTGATGCAGCTCTTGAGGACCCGTCTTTATCTGTCGCAATCCGATTGGCGAgcatctattatattattaaaggagtgttaaaagaagccaccacgttcgccgagagggtctagaaattcccacgttaatctaaaaaagagaaggatttgcactgttggattttatgaagatctaacggtcaagATTAACCCAAAGAGTCCACATCAAATACGATTAGTAACAAAGAGTCCACATCAAATACGATTAGTATATATAATTTCGGAATTTATAAATTAATAAAACTTGCCTTCGATTAAAAATCCTTACCGAATACGATAAGTAAATAGCTACTAAAAATTATTTTGCTGTACGTCTAGAGAAACTGATTAGGCTAACGGGCGAGTCCACATCAAATACGGGTAGTATATATAATTTCAGAATTGATAAATTAATAAAACTTGCTTTCGATTAAAAATCCTTACCGAATACGAAAAGTAAATAGCTACTAAAAATTGTTTTGCTGCATGCCTAGAGAAACTGATCAGGCTAACAAGCACTCCAACAAAACGACGGGAATGACTTGCATATGCCCGTATTGGGCTATGGAATTGTAGTTCAAATATTTGTGATACATGTATCCATATCAGATTGTTTCAATTTGGGCATCGTGCGGGTGTGTTCTTTCATGCTGTGGAGTGTGGCTTCCATCACCAAACTGTATGTCTGTATGTCGAGCTGAAGCATTACGAAGATCTAACTATCTAGACTAACTCAAAAAATCCATATCAAATAAGAATactatatatatttaaaattttaaaaattaggAAATTATCGTAAAGAAATTAGCAGTTTACACAATGGCTCCATGTCAAATCAgactaataaa
This window contains:
- the LOC120692219 gene encoding F-box-like/WD repeat-containing protein TBL1XR1, with protein sequence MASSGWSPMQRKGPDALTGTELNAAVYRYLQESGFVHTAFNFFYEADIGRGNIQGMIPQGALIRIVHKGLQYIEFEANSEIGSDDEHHVFDTLELMTNDLDELRKKITSSSKCNSVKDDKEKRIDCVETDKVQCSAETATVQPMKHAKAQGIVSKEQNIWSAEIGQHTGSAETTAMHRKKLMQKWKAAQNSNPGETAKIHRTQPMKHAKVQGMDSKEHICAETTQKTGSAETTTGQGLQLSWIGKKLRLKKWKH